A window of the Lactuca sativa cultivar Salinas chromosome 5, Lsat_Salinas_v11, whole genome shotgun sequence genome harbors these coding sequences:
- the LOC122197934 gene encoding secreted RxLR effector protein 161-like: MESLKQSHLKAVKHILRYIKGTTNFGLMYKKGGDKRLIGFRDSSHGMEIDGRKGITGMIFYLSEFMAATATTSQALWLRSLLKELIGWKEESVRMKQIDVKHISVEEQRAYPLTKALPRLKFLEMRDLLGVIRLEDKARN; the protein is encoded by the exons ATGGAATCACTAAAGCAGAGCCACCTCAAAGCAGTCAAACACATTTTAAGGTACATAAAAGGGACAACCAACTTTGGCCTAATGTACAAGAAAGGTGGTGATAAAAGGCTTATTGGATTCCGTGATAGTAGCCATGGAATGGAAATTGATGGAAGAAAGGGTATAACAGGAATGATCTTTTATCTGTCAG AGTTTATGGCAGCAACTGCAACAACATCCCAAGCACTGTGGCTAAGGAGTCTCCTCAAAGAATTGATTGGTTGGAAGGAAGAAAGTGTCAGGAT GAAACAAATTGATGTGAAACACATCAGTGTTGAGGAACAAAGAGCATACCCCTTGACAAAAGCTTTGCCTAGACTCAAGTTCTTGGAGATGAGAGATCTGTTGGGAGTTATAAGGCTTGAGGACAAAGCTCGGAATTAA